A window from Chitinophaga filiformis encodes these proteins:
- a CDS encoding ABC transporter ATP-binding protein has product MSVVLEAVGLTKEYQQYTALRQLSLTIHAGEVFCLLGQNGAGKTTTINLFLGFLEASGGKALIKGVEVRPDDNATKNMVAYIPEVVQLYGNLSGMENLDFFSRLAGFSYAGEALAAFLLKAGLQAEAHNKRLSTYSKGMRQKVGIAIALSKNADVIFMDEPTSGLDPKTTAEFTTICKELAADGKTIFMATHDIFNAVNVGSRIGIMKQGTLVHTVSTSGISASELQQLYLETI; this is encoded by the coding sequence ATGTCAGTCGTATTAGAAGCGGTAGGTCTTACCAAAGAATACCAGCAGTACACAGCGCTCAGGCAATTATCCCTGACCATCCATGCCGGTGAAGTATTCTGTCTCCTCGGACAGAACGGGGCCGGTAAAACCACCACCATCAATCTCTTCCTCGGTTTCCTGGAAGCTTCCGGAGGAAAGGCGCTCATTAAGGGTGTAGAAGTGAGGCCTGATGACAATGCGACGAAGAACATGGTCGCCTATATTCCCGAAGTGGTACAGTTGTATGGCAACCTTAGTGGTATGGAGAACCTTGATTTTTTCAGCCGCCTCGCCGGCTTCTCTTATGCCGGTGAGGCACTGGCCGCCTTTCTGCTGAAAGCAGGGCTCCAGGCCGAAGCGCATAATAAACGCTTATCAACTTACAGCAAGGGAATGCGCCAGAAAGTAGGCATCGCTATCGCACTGTCCAAAAATGCGGATGTGATCTTCATGGATGAACCTACCAGCGGCCTCGATCCGAAAACTACCGCAGAATTTACCACCATCTGCAAAGAACTGGCCGCAGACGGTAAGACCATCTTCATGGCTACGCACGATATATTCAATGCCGTAAATGTCGGCTCGCGCATCGGCATCATGAAACAAGGTACCCTGGTCCACACCGTAAGCACCAGCGGTATCTCCGCCAGCGAATTGCAGCAGCTCTATCTCGAAACAATATAA